The Spinacia oleracea cultivar Varoflay chromosome 2, BTI_SOV_V1, whole genome shotgun sequence DNA segment atgatgaattttaaagccaacacgaaagaacaaacaatacaacaataagtttgatgaatgaatttaaaaaacaacaagaaagaacaaacaatacaaaaagaaagaataaaagatgaatgaagagtttaattatgaacattaaccatatgattattataaacaaacaaataaacaagaaagaacaaacaatataaaaaagaacataaaattccagaagaaagaacaaaaaatacaacaattatgaaaatttgatgatgaatttaaaaaacaacaagaaagaacaaacagtacaacaaaaaagaacaaacagtacaacaagaatgaacaaacagtacaataaaaaagaacaaacagtcgacaagaatgaaaaaacaatatgagcgcgtcgtttttggggatacagccagagctggctgtacccgggtacagcagttagcaATAATATAATTTGGGTTGTTTTGAGTGCTACAATCGTGCAGGGTGAAGCCCCTCTTATCAGCTCAGGTTCATAAAAAAGGGAAACATTTATTTGATGTTCCATTGTCTGCATTTCAGCATTTGGACAGCTTACGTAAACCCAAAAAAAGTACTTCTTCTGTCCCAGAATACTCGCACCTGTTCGAGTcgacacgcttgtcaatgcacaactttgaccactaatatctttaactacgtATTATAAAAccttatgaaatattaatattttgaaaatatatgttaaaatgaagccaacaatatattatatgctaacttttgttttcatataataaaaataaatagggtcaaagtgaattatgtgaatagtgcaaaaagtcaaaccggtgcgtgtattccgggacggagaaaGTATGTTAATTGAGAGTAGTACTTCTTAGACCAGCAATTAGCTCACTCACAAAACCGGGGTTGGGTATAGGTGTGGACGGAGTATCTGTTCAGTTAGTACTATTTCCTCCGTTCCGTAAACATTGCACCATGTTGATTTCACGCTTCCCAATACATGACTTTGATTCGTTATCTCTCGAATTATGTATAAGTAaacattataaaaaaattagtatttagaaaatatatatcgatacgagtTTAATAAGATCCTACATGATTACATTTGTTTTAACGTATATTTTACAAaagatggtcaaaggcacaaagtgaatagtgtaaaagtcaacatggtgcgatatttgtgGAACGGAGAAATTATTTAATCATTGCATTATATTCTCGAAGTCTTATTTATTTGAAGGACGATTTCAAGTAATTATGTAGGATATAATGCAAAGTATAAAGTTTTAAAGACTTAAACAATACCATTTTGTGAGAATGGGTTTGTCCCACATTAGTAGAAATGCAAAATGTTGGTTTTGAAGACTATTATTTAAAGGAAATGTGGTTGTCCACATTTAAGGAAAAAAAGAAGTTTTCCATTGTTTAAATAGGGTAGTAAGCTTTATAATGTTTGAAGTGGACTAGAAGGAGGCATCCCCACACGCGCCACCGCCGCCGCCGCCTAGCCGGTTCGGGGCACGTGCGCAGTGTAGTGGGGCTTACCTTTTTGGGTCAAGTCGTAACTGACAGTCCAACATTTATGAGACTGGTGAGTTACGAATTCCACTTCACACTCTTTGATTGCTTCATAACTTTCGCATGATTTACGAAAACGGTCCTTTGATTTTTGTTGCCGTTTTGATTGCCATATTAACTTCTGATTTTCGGTTACAAAAGTTTGTTATCCTTATAATTAGTTTTTTTAAGCTCATTTCAAACACACCAAAAAATATTCTTCCTCTCTTTTCTGTTTACTCCAAAATAATTGTTCTGAGCATAATATGAGTTCCAATTTCCTTCTTATTTGAGTGCACATTTCGGAGGAATGTTGTGTAAAATCTTGGGGGGCAACGGCTATTccgattgcaccatagtcggggCGAATTTTGCTTTTAAGACAGTGTTCTATAACACGTCGCATCTTTACATACATACATCAAACATTCAGCCCACATTTTCCTAAAtcattttcggattttacagtATAATTTCTAACAATTAGAAGCAAAATTTCTCAACTGTGGAATTTGATTATGGATTCATCTCTCATCAAAATACTTCATGATCTCTCCAAATTGGAACCTCTCGACGGTTACAATTACAAGTGGTGCGCTCATAAATTgctgattgtttttttttttgagcaattgGAGGTTGATTACGTCCTTGTCCAAGATTGTCCTCAACGTCTGGCTACCGAGATATCGGATGATGCCGATGCTACCCCTAATGGTTTGGACCATATCGATTTTTTTTGTCAGGTTCGGGTTTAGACCGGATTGGACCGAAATTATTGAATATGCCTCCGTATAATTTTCGAGGTTATTTATTTCAAAAAGAAATATAGTTAGAAAATATTTCACACTTTAATTCTCCATTTTAAGAGAGTAGAGGTGGAAATGGAAGATTAAAGAAtaggaaaacaaaagaaaataacacATGATTTTAGGGCTCTAAAGAAAGTAaagatttatttaatttaaataacactGGACCGAAAAATTTTGGGTTTGGACTGGATCGGACTGGAAACCcgaaaaacaaaatttaaagGACCAAAGAACGGACCAGAAttattatataataataatagtatttgaacttatatgatcttatctgaacttattggacatGAAACTTTTTTTAGGTGCACATAACGCCCCGGTAATGTGTTAGATCATGAGAAATAACCCTAATGGACCATCACCTATCAAAGGTTAACCAGCTCTGCTATACAGGTCTATGTTTGAGCCACTCCCAAGCATTGCGCTGCTGATGGGATCGATCTTGTGGCCTCCAAATCACAAGTTGAGTTCCCCACCAAATAATCCAACTTGTGTTGGTTAAAATTAGAACATATGATAAACACATAGAATGAATCATGTTTTCAAAAGTTATAACGCCAGTCCTATCTGCAATATGTTGCGTGCTACATCCATTTCACAATACATgcaacattttctatttgggcACTGTTTATCAACTAACTTTGACAATTTTTCTTTCACCAATAAGTAAGAAAAAACATTGTCAAGTAAAAAAGTCCGTAATAATGCGAGAATTCAAAATaccgatttttttttaaaaaattacttatacgcaattagagatattaatatcCAAACAACCATATTGAAGTACGTAAAAAAAGAAGTGTTGCATGTATCATGAAACAAAGATAATATTAAATATTCTGCCCAGATTGAGCAGAAGGAAACCATGGTGGCTCGCCCAGATTGTGCGGCTCCCACCATGGCTCACCCACCCCAGATCTGCGGCTGAGCCATGGTGGGTACCTCCATTTCTGGGCGAGCCACCATGGTCAACAATCGCCAATTTTGGGCGGCACTCAAGTTgcagtaaaataaaataaaaaaattcgaaCCTCTGCCGACGAGGCTGCCCACATGGCCGATGACCACGACTTGAAGAAACATCGTCGACCATGAGGTACGATACTGGTGTCGCGCGTCAAAGTGTTGCAGAAAAGGTGGAGGAAAGACGAAAAAATGGTGAAGATGATGGTGGTGCGCGGGTGACGATATTGGTGCTCTGGTGACGATGGTGGTTCGCAGGTGAATACGGTGGTGAAGATGATAGTGGTGGTGACGGGAATGGGGGTGGTAGTGGCTGCAGACTGTTGCGGGGTGGTAGTGACGGGGAGGGGGGTGGTGGTGACTGCAGGCAACTGCGAGGTGGTAATGACGGGGAGGGTGTGGTGGTGACGGTGAGGGGTGTGGTGATGGGTAGGGTGGTGGATGTGGTGGGGGCTACCGAATTTTTTTGCCGAAATGTATTTTCACATACCGGAGAAAGATGATGTCTATTTctgatggagccaaagattcatttgttattTTGACtttgggatgtaatggactaaatcaaaatggctcttaaaacctctttgcttcctttccatgaagtagaagatggtcgtcccgttatcgcttttgggtcgatcaattgaaaacaacctctctgcaattgcaagggtaaggttgcgtacgccCGACTccccttaccccgcttgttgcgagagcctctttgaggcaatggaataatgataatgaatgataTCGGAGAAAGAGGAAGGGTGAAAGATTTTGGTAAATTGTGAAATTGTGGGGTAGATTTTATAAGGGCACAATTGTACTTTCATGTAAAATACGCGGACGTTTTTAGCGAATGAGGACGCCGAATAGCGATACGTTATTATTTGGCCGCAAACATGTGGCATCCTATGTACTACGTATTTGTTTGAGCCTTACACGATTACACCCTTATACTATACAGTTTACACGATTACACACACTTTTCTTTCTTATCATCTTATGGAATATGGAGTGATGCTTTGCCAGTTTGCCGCCAACTTAGTTAGACTTTGCAGTTTGCACCCACACTCCAATTTTCTTTGCTACGGAGTACTATTCAACGGGATATTGTCTGGGCCTTTAATGCCTTAATGGCCCTTATCACTAAATATGATGCACAGCCActataaaaaaaaccaaaaaagaaatttaaaaaaaattaaagaaacttTTATGAATTGAGGaattaattttaggatttttagTGTATAGCGCTATaaagatttttaatttatttatagcGTTAAAAATCTTAAATTACTGTCAATTGtgcttttaattaaaaaaaataaaaaaatttagaacCCTGAACGTCAATCAAATAGGAGAATGACTTTGAGGCATTTTGTTTATGTTTCATGCAATAATCGTGTTGGAGTACTACTGTATTAGGCTGAgtaactttttatttatttagattttttttattgttgaaAGGTACTTCGTATTACTTTGGTAGGTAATTAGTACTCCGTAATCCAGTTATATTTTCTTTCAACGCCTAGGTAATTTATAATGggaatttttctttatttttactagttaattaaaatattagtacccctcaattttttttttaaaatagcagttaatatatatgtatataaatatatattttttaatttatatatgGTTAAGGGTGAGTTAAACACGAGTTAATTTACCAGAATTAAAGATAGACTCCAAACGGtgaaaaaataaaacttagaccCTAAGCGGTGAAAAGAAGGATAACTTAGACCCCTTTAGTTTCCTTATCTCCGGTTTTACACATATCAATGTACAAATTTAatcattaatatatttaattctctttaagaaaaaaatataaaatgttaatattttgaaaatacacattgacaCGAACCTAACAAGATTTcacatgattatgttttattttacatataaatcaccaatCATAGTCAAAGTACGTAGAATATGAGAATAGTGTAGAAAGTCCAAGCGTTGCGATCGATCGAGTAttaaaaaacagaggaagtattgaATAATGAATTTTAAATTAGTCATACCGACAAGGTTTTGACAATTATGTTGATTTTGTAAACTGGTGaaggaaaaaaatgaaaattacttTGGGTTTCCATAATTTACGGTAACTAACTGACACTTAATCTTtctttattttcagttttgagtttatgatgttaaaagtcatatgatttagattaaattattaactacaAACATATATACCTATGTCAATCATGTTAATTTTAAAAGGTAACAACAAaaaatggaattaatttataGATATGGCTTTCATATTTTTGTTTCTATTTTTTAAAACAGAAAGCTAAAAAGGAAAAAGGGAAACGAACGGCCACCTTAATGATTAATTGATTTCTTATTATTTTATCATTCGAGGGTACACTTTGTAAGTTTTAACATAATCAGCACGAATACAATTAAAACATTTCAActgtaaattaaaatcgaatgaAGTTATAATCGAAGTAATCAACCCATTTTATTTGATAAAGCATATAGTTCTAGTTCTATACTATAGTTAATTTGATCTGTTTTACTTAGGAAGTGGAATGGCACGAAGAGGTATAGCTTTCTGTATAGTAATCCCAAATTTATCACTCATATCCAAATCTTGAGGTTTGATCCCATCTCCAACCTTCCAATTAAAACCATGAAGAAGATTCCCCAACATAAGATTCAACATTCGGAACGCTAACGTATCTCCGGGACATATCCTTCTCCCTGCTCCAAACGGAATAAGTCCGAAATCCTGTCCCTTCATATCAATATCGCGTTCCATAAACCTTTCGGGTGAAAATAAATCCGGATTTACCCAGTGATTAGGATCTCGCGAAATAGCCCATAGGTTTACGAATATTTGTGCATTTTTAGGCACGATGTAACCATATAATTCTACGTCATTGTTTGCTTTACGTGGTAGTAGAAACACGGTTGGTGGGTGCATCCTTAAAGTCTCTTTCACTATGGCTTGTAAATAAGGAAGCTTTGAAATGTCCGATTCTCCGATGATCGTCTTGTTCTCGCCGAGCACTTGTTTCAATTCGGCTTGTGCCGTTGCCATTTTTTCCGGGTTGTGGAGGAGTTCTGTCATTGCCCACTCTAATGTACTGGAGGTGGTATCTGTCCCTGCTGTAAAGAAATCCTGTTACATACAACATGTAATCATGATTAGTTAAAAGTCAAAACTTTAATCATGGTTTTTAATTATAATGTTAACCATCATTTTATGTCTGCTAGCTACTTTATGGATAACATTAGTTTAATCAATTTAACACTCCCTGTTAACACTAATCATAAAGAGAATTTGCAACAACCTAATATCTGAATATTGATTTTACTGACCATCGTAGTATGTTTTGTCACCTCTAGAAGCAACTAGTTTGGTAAAATGATGATGCGTACGTAACAGATAAAGATTCCTACCGGACTCCTACTGAACTCGAGTTCGGTAACAAATAAAGATTCCTACCAGACTCCTACTGAACTCGAATTCGGTGCGTTTATAAACGAACCGAACTTTTACCGAGCTGATTTTAAATTGTTTACGAATAGTATTGGTTGTCAACCCCTAGTTGTGTCTCATATAAGCACGCGTTTATCAGAACTGTTACTAATGCTCGATTATGCTTAAGATTTTTATTTTCACCTTCTTTATAATGGGcaaaaacttaattaattaatattgaaaaaaataaattaacttaCCATGAGAAGGTGCTTAATATCATCAAGACTCAAGTCAGAATCATTCTCCTTCATGACTCTAAGAAGTGTATCCAACACATCACCATCATTTCCACAAACACCATTACTTTTCAATCTCTTGTCTATGATATCTTCAAAAACCTCGTTCAATTTATTCCCACACCCCATCAAATTATTATTAACACTAAACATACTTAAGAACCTTAAGATAGGAAAACAATCAACCAAATTAGGCTTTCCAATCTCCTTCATAATACTCCAAACAAGCTCCTTAAACTCCCCTGTATCACTCGAAGTATAGTTAGCCAAATCGAACGAGAAAAACGTGTTGGACAACAAATTTAGGGATGTTGTAAAAGCAACTCCACCAACATCAAGTGCTTCCCCTGTTTTACAACATTCCTTAACGTGAACCATAAGTTCAGACACTTTTTCTTGTCTAAGGGCTTGACTGGCGTCAAGCCTTTGCGAGGAGAACAATTGGACGGCTGAGATCTTTCTAAGGGTACGCCATTTTGCGCAAACGGGCAGCCATGCTACGGAGAATTTGTCGTGCCCGTTTGAGCGTACCGCGGCGGAAACTTGCCTACTAGAGAGTGTAAGGTCATGTTTTTGGAACATTTCTTTGGCTACTGCAGAAGAGGATACAACAATAGTTGTAATACTACCAAATTTAACAGAGATTAAAGGGCCATAAGTTGTAGCAAGATTGGCTAAGTAACGGTGAGGCGAATCGCCAAGATGAAGTAAGTTACCTAGGATTGGTACAGATTTTGGACCAGGAGGAAGCCTAGAGTTACCATTTGAAGTGAGTTTTGAGGAATTTGAAATCAGCTTGTAAAGATAAAAGATAAACcaaacaaaagagaaaataattaacaagcttgtGTAATTATCCATAATTTTAGTAATTTTGTGTGTTCAGCTTATCTTTTGTGATGAGCTTGGATATGACTCTTACTATATTTGCTATATATAGGAGTTTCCGGGTTCATGACTTATTGTGGTCTTAGAAAAAGTGGATGGTCAACTACGATGTCTTTTATAATTGACATCAGCAGCTTCCTAAGCTAAAAGGGTGAAGAAAAAATTGCTACACAAAAGAGTAATCGTAAATGACCTTATTGAACTAACACCTAACACCTATTGGAAATATATCTAATTAGCTTTGTAGGTCGGTCAGACTCTTGGTAGTAAGGTTCATTGTTAGAATCGCAATCCGGATCGTAGGATCACTACGATCCATTTTTTGCAAAACAATCCAGATCGCAAGCAGAATCATAGGGATGGTGTGATCGTAGCAGGATTAATAAGTTCTATAGGATCGGTGGGATTGTAataggatcgtaagatcctagGTGCAGGACCGGTTAGGATCGTACAAGATTGGAGCAGGATCGTATAGGATCGTACAAGATCGTGCAGGATCGGGCGATCCAACTTTTTACTTCTTAAAATGATTCCTAAAGCAACTAAATTTCTCTTAAGCCTAAAAATTGATATCCCAACTTCATAAACGAAAATATTTCTCTGATGTAATCTATATAACTATTACAAAGCCATATTAGCTTTAAAATATCAATATTATGTGTCAAAAAAATAATACATATTTAGCATCCATATTGTTTGATAGATATGTAAccctatttatttatttagcaGCATTTTCTACTACTTTTTACAATTTTGTAGAATCTTACGATCTTATGACCCGATTCTACCGATTCGACCTTCCTCACTGATTCAAGGTGGGATCCCAATCCAAACAAACATGGTAAGGTGAGATGTTAATAGTGAAATCTCAACTCCAAATGATCCCCTTCTAATACAAACGCGGAAATTGCACTTAAATTTTTGAAAGAAACTGGAGTATTTGAATATTACTTACTACGTCCGTTTCATAAAGATTTTTACCGTTGTTATTTAtacaaatattaagaaaaaaaaggagagtGTGTAAAAAGGTAGGTATATGGTTAAAATAAGATAgatgtgtaaaaaggtgggtgagtgtaagaaaaaaaaagaatgaaGTAAGAGAAAATGGTGCAAAGTTATAAAAGTTGTGGGTAAGAAGGGTAAGATAGTAATTTTTCATGTCCAAAATTAGAATAAAAAATGCAAAAAATATCGTAAAACAAACTAAAACgaaaagtataaaaattattttgaaacggaggtagtactagCCACGTCCTagtgcaaagttttttttttttttttttttcatttttatttattcaacatGCATTTGAGTTTGAAACAACAACCCACTCTGTTA contains these protein-coding regions:
- the LOC110787620 gene encoding cytochrome P450 76AD1, producing MDNYTSLLIIFSFVWFIFYLYKLISNSSKLTSNGNSRLPPGPKSVPILGNLLHLGDSPHRYLANLATTYGPLISVKFGSITTIVVSSSAVAKEMFQKHDLTLSSRQVSAAVRSNGHDKFSVAWLPVCAKWRTLRKISAVQLFSSQRLDASQALRQEKVSELMVHVKECCKTGEALDVGGVAFTTSLNLLSNTFFSFDLANYTSSDTGEFKELVWSIMKEIGKPNLVDCFPILRFLSMFSVNNNLMGCGNKLNEVFEDIIDKRLKSNGVCGNDGDVLDTLLRVMKENDSDLSLDDIKHLLMDFFTAGTDTTSSTLEWAMTELLHNPEKMATAQAELKQVLGENKTIIGESDISKLPYLQAIVKETLRMHPPTVFLLPRKANNDVELYGYIVPKNAQIFVNLWAISRDPNHWVNPDLFSPERFMERDIDMKGQDFGLIPFGAGRRICPGDTLAFRMLNLMLGNLLHGFNWKVGDGIKPQDLDMSDKFGITIQKAIPLRAIPLPK